From the genome of Candidatus Electrothrix communis, one region includes:
- a CDS encoding ABC transporter permease, producing MNSLLSFFRLLHARRRLITAMAVREIRAQYVGSSLGLLWTLIHPLVMISVFWFVFSVGFKAKPLNDVPFIVWLTAGLAPWYIFSDIISGSTNIIVAHSHLVKKTIFSPQILPVVKILSSLVTHAIFLLVLLVLLIFQGMPFSLYYFQAGYYLFCMLVLALGLSWTLSALNVFVRDVAQLVTVLLQVGFWVTPIFWDIQMMPPKVQWFLKLNPVYYIIQGYRDSFINFQPFWNHLSYTVYYWLFTLGVLASGAYIFKKLKPQFPDVL from the coding sequence ATGAACAGTCTTTTATCTTTTTTTCGACTCCTCCATGCTCGACGCCGCCTGATAACCGCTATGGCTGTCAGAGAGATACGTGCGCAGTATGTGGGCTCCTCGCTCGGACTCTTGTGGACCCTGATTCATCCACTCGTGATGATCTCAGTGTTCTGGTTTGTATTCAGCGTTGGCTTTAAGGCAAAGCCTCTGAACGATGTGCCCTTTATCGTCTGGCTGACAGCAGGCCTGGCTCCCTGGTACATTTTTTCCGATATTATCAGCGGTTCGACAAATATTATTGTCGCCCATAGCCATCTGGTGAAAAAAACTATTTTTTCGCCGCAGATCCTGCCGGTGGTGAAAATCCTGTCCAGCCTAGTCACCCATGCAATCTTTTTACTCGTTCTTCTGGTTCTGCTCATCTTCCAGGGGATGCCCTTCAGTCTGTACTATTTTCAGGCCGGTTATTATCTTTTTTGCATGTTAGTGCTTGCCTTGGGTCTTTCCTGGACCTTGTCCGCGCTAAACGTCTTTGTCCGTGATGTGGCCCAGCTTGTCACGGTTCTTCTTCAGGTCGGCTTCTGGGTTACCCCTATTTTCTGGGATATCCAAATGATGCCCCCTAAGGTACAATGGTTTCTCAAGCTGAATCCTGTCTACTATATTATTCAGGGATATCGAGATTCTTTTATCAATTTTCAGCCCTTTTGGAACCATCTATCATACACTGTGTATTACTGGCTGTTCACTCTTGGAGTACTGGCCAGCGGTGCATATATTTTCAAGAAACTGAAACCTCAGTTTCCCGACGTGCTGTAA
- a CDS encoding fimbria/pilus outer membrane usher protein produces the protein MPSRAADEQPGGGPAILEIIVNGYNEGQQFVRVTQDGDVLLSPQLLEDLRFQPELWVGQSQNHISLSSLIPKIQFTLDQNSALLNVAVPAKWFKPQLVRDEKKYAVPEAPAEGVLSPRPWAGFLNYTLQVNFSEQEGGLSGVSLPWELSFNYKQWFVQSSFSSQYDPEEQTAELLRQNTSLLWDDPESMHSLTLGDFSSPYSMMGGGGSLTGISWRKNYSLDRTFHYDAELNLTIDIDSPVHAQLYSNGREVQDKEWDLLPGVVTFEDVAAYVSGDAELVLTDAFGRERWLKVPSFTGQNILKKGVHEYAYSLGWQQVSLGNENNEYSDPAAMGYHLYGFAETWTGGGVFAVTEDSFATGSTLAVLLGGFSQLETGFLITRNEEENFGYTGTARYSFRHKKINGYLGLSGFSREYSPVPKNGAADSEEKNESSETTPRYQGSLSISYSDMDWGGLSLGYAENGRWDGESSRSLSLTYRKSLFKGLHLTLGIKHDFEEEDNDSICLTLQYRPDKGSDNENWYDGLNAETRYHQVDGWENTAGLGRSYSEDTGYGYSANMSRKEDKVSATLRGQHKNAHGIYTAAAHYAEEGTSTGSLSAAGSLVLLDRGMYHSQPITDSFAVVRVKGLDEVTVKSNGRAIGKAGNDNSLLVPSLSSYSNNRLSIDVLNLPLNYNAAVMEQEVEVQQRSGSLVEFLITRFSAVEGELFLQEVDKDKEGEKKYVEEALPLELTFNGEKHEGFTGGGGYFYLENVPVGAHTLRLYQPGGYCLAKFTVPDTEKIVVNLGELSCVKEQDSGSGK, from the coding sequence GTGCCTTCCCGTGCAGCTGATGAGCAGCCGGGGGGGGGACCCGCCATTCTTGAGATTATCGTCAACGGATATAATGAAGGACAACAGTTTGTTCGTGTTACTCAGGACGGTGATGTCCTTCTCTCACCTCAGCTGCTGGAAGATCTTCGTTTCCAGCCTGAGCTTTGGGTAGGTCAAAGCCAAAACCATATTTCTCTGAGTTCACTTATTCCAAAAATTCAATTTACCCTCGACCAGAATTCTGCCCTCCTGAATGTAGCCGTGCCCGCAAAGTGGTTTAAACCACAGCTTGTCAGAGACGAAAAAAAGTATGCTGTTCCTGAAGCTCCTGCTGAGGGTGTCCTGTCTCCGCGACCCTGGGCTGGCTTTCTCAATTATACTCTCCAGGTAAATTTTTCTGAACAAGAAGGCGGCCTCTCTGGGGTGAGCCTGCCGTGGGAACTGAGCTTTAATTATAAGCAATGGTTTGTCCAAAGCAGCTTTTCCTCGCAGTATGACCCGGAAGAGCAAACAGCTGAGCTTCTGCGACAAAACACCTCGTTGCTTTGGGATGACCCAGAAAGCATGCATAGTCTGACCCTTGGCGATTTCAGCTCACCCTACAGTATGATGGGCGGAGGCGGTAGCCTTACCGGTATTTCCTGGCGCAAAAATTACAGTCTGGATCGAACTTTTCATTACGACGCAGAGCTCAATCTGACCATAGATATTGATTCCCCGGTCCATGCTCAGCTCTACAGCAATGGACGAGAGGTACAGGATAAAGAATGGGATCTGTTGCCTGGTGTTGTTACCTTTGAAGATGTTGCTGCCTATGTCAGCGGCGATGCAGAATTAGTGCTGACTGATGCTTTCGGACGGGAACGGTGGCTTAAGGTGCCTTCCTTCACTGGGCAGAATATTTTGAAAAAAGGGGTGCATGAATATGCCTACAGTCTGGGCTGGCAGCAGGTAAGTTTAGGGAATGAAAATAATGAGTACAGTGATCCTGCGGCCATGGGATATCATTTGTACGGTTTTGCCGAGACCTGGACCGGCGGCGGGGTCTTTGCTGTGACTGAAGACAGTTTTGCAACTGGCTCGACGCTCGCTGTCCTTCTGGGCGGCTTCAGCCAGCTGGAAACAGGCTTCCTGATTACCAGGAACGAAGAGGAAAACTTTGGTTATACTGGCACAGCCCGTTATTCTTTTCGCCATAAAAAAATCAACGGCTACCTGGGTCTGAGCGGCTTCAGCCGTGAATACAGTCCTGTCCCCAAAAACGGAGCGGCTGACAGTGAGGAAAAAAATGAGAGTAGCGAGACGACACCTCGTTATCAGGGCAGCCTCAGTATCAGCTATTCTGACATGGATTGGGGTGGCCTTAGTCTCGGTTATGCAGAAAATGGCCGATGGGATGGCGAGAGCAGTCGTTCACTTTCCCTGACCTACCGCAAGTCCTTATTCAAGGGCCTGCATCTTACCTTAGGAATCAAGCATGATTTTGAAGAAGAGGATAATGATTCCATTTGCTTGACCTTGCAATACCGCCCTGACAAGGGGAGTGATAATGAAAATTGGTATGATGGACTAAATGCCGAAACCCGCTATCATCAAGTAGATGGCTGGGAAAATACAGCGGGATTGGGTAGGTCATACTCTGAGGACACAGGCTATGGATATTCGGCAAACATGAGTAGGAAAGAAGATAAAGTGTCCGCTACTCTTCGAGGACAGCATAAAAATGCACACGGCATTTATACTGCTGCGGCCCATTATGCCGAAGAAGGCACTTCCACCGGGAGTTTGAGTGCGGCCGGAAGTCTTGTCCTGCTTGATAGGGGGATGTATCATAGCCAACCCATCACTGATAGTTTTGCTGTGGTCCGGGTGAAAGGGTTGGATGAGGTGACCGTGAAAAGTAATGGGAGAGCGATAGGCAAGGCAGGTAATGATAACAGCCTGCTGGTTCCGAGTTTGAGTTCGTATAGCAATAATCGTTTAAGTATTGACGTCTTGAACCTGCCACTCAACTATAATGCAGCAGTGATGGAGCAGGAGGTGGAGGTTCAACAGCGTAGCGGTTCTTTGGTCGAATTTCTGATCACTCGTTTTTCCGCAGTAGAAGGAGAGCTGTTCCTGCAAGAGGTCGATAAGGATAAGGAAGGGGAAAAAAAATATGTGGAGGAGGCCCTGCCGCTTGAACTGACCTTTAATGGTGAAAAACATGAGGGTTTTACAGGGGGGGGCGGTTATTTTTATTTGGAAAATGTCCCTGTCGGTGCGCATACGTTGCGGCTTTATCAACCCGGTGGATACTGTCTCGCTAAATTTACAGTGCCGGATACTGAGAAAATCGTCGTGAATCTCGGTGAGCTGTCTTGCGTTAAGGAACAAGATAGCGGGAGTGGAAAGTAA
- the glyS gene encoding glycine--tRNA ligase subunit beta, producing the protein MTQLLFEIGTEEIPASYIQPALSFMEQASQAKLKDLGLGFGAVRTVGTPRRLTLAVDGLQIRQEDRRQEHTGPAKMAAFDADGQPTKAAQGFARSRGVAVEDLQIIETKKGEYLMAVEEIKGQETGELLPALLDELLRSIPFPKSMRWAESSMTFARPLQWLLALYDGKVIDLTVEGVQTGATTLGHRFMDPEPVEIRDFDHYHEVLLAKSVMVDQKARREAVIDSVKKAVSERVGDKGQPVLDEGLIDTVTNLVEIPWGICGSFDEKFLALPDEALITSMREHQKYFPVKDSEGALLPFFVAVNNTNIKNQAMAANGHERVLRARLEDGLFFFNKDKEKSLADRMKDLSGIIFQRKLGTMAEKSERLVALAAFLAERLAPDMQEEAKRAAQLAKADLLTEMVGEFPSLQGIIGRDYALLDGEKPAVADAVHEHYQPVRAGGQLPASLLGAMVGLADRMDTMAGCFAINERPTGNKDAFGQRRLALGIISILRYHNLPLSLVELAEQALLGYADKVTPAEDTLGQLIDFIRLRFENDLIASGMKQEVVEAATSAGFDDLTDCLARIEALDSMRNREEFAVLAGSFKRIRNITKGNRETGVDPALFAEEAEKELFSTCTAVQEQVRPMIENRAYSEALAAMLTMKEPVDRFFDDVMVMDEDLAVRANRLNLLTGLGDLVRQVGDISRMHVE; encoded by the coding sequence ATGACACAATTACTTTTTGAAATCGGAACAGAAGAAATACCTGCTAGTTATATACAACCTGCCCTCTCCTTTATGGAACAGGCCTCTCAGGCCAAACTCAAGGATCTGGGGTTGGGTTTCGGTGCAGTTCGTACCGTGGGAACTCCACGCCGCCTGACCTTGGCTGTTGACGGACTCCAGATTCGCCAGGAAGATCGTCGTCAGGAACACACAGGGCCAGCCAAGATGGCTGCTTTTGATGCAGACGGTCAGCCGACCAAGGCGGCCCAGGGTTTTGCCCGTTCCCGAGGGGTTGCTGTGGAAGATTTACAGATTATCGAGACCAAGAAGGGCGAGTATCTGATGGCGGTGGAGGAGATCAAGGGCCAGGAGACCGGAGAGTTACTCCCGGCTTTACTGGATGAACTGTTGCGCTCTATTCCCTTCCCTAAATCCATGCGATGGGCCGAAAGCAGTATGACCTTTGCCCGCCCTCTCCAATGGCTTCTTGCTCTGTATGACGGCAAGGTTATTGATTTGACGGTTGAAGGGGTACAGACCGGGGCTACAACCCTCGGACATCGTTTTATGGATCCAGAGCCGGTGGAGATTCGTGATTTTGACCATTATCACGAAGTCTTGCTGGCCAAATCTGTGATGGTTGATCAGAAAGCTCGACGTGAGGCTGTTATTGACTCTGTGAAGAAGGCAGTATCTGAGCGGGTAGGGGACAAAGGGCAGCCTGTTTTGGACGAAGGCCTGATTGACACCGTGACCAATCTGGTGGAAATCCCTTGGGGGATTTGCGGTAGCTTTGATGAAAAATTCTTGGCTCTGCCTGATGAAGCCCTGATCACCTCCATGCGTGAGCATCAAAAGTATTTTCCCGTGAAGGACAGCGAGGGTGCCCTGCTGCCCTTTTTCGTTGCCGTGAATAATACCAATATTAAGAATCAGGCAATGGCAGCCAACGGGCATGAGCGTGTTCTGCGGGCTCGCCTTGAGGACGGATTGTTTTTCTTTAACAAAGACAAAGAGAAGTCCCTTGCCGATCGGATGAAGGATCTTTCCGGCATTATTTTTCAGCGTAAGCTGGGGACTATGGCTGAGAAGAGTGAGCGTCTGGTTGCTCTTGCCGCTTTTCTTGCTGAGCGACTGGCTCCAGACATGCAGGAAGAGGCAAAACGAGCCGCGCAATTGGCTAAGGCCGACCTGCTGACCGAGATGGTCGGGGAATTCCCTTCCTTACAGGGAATCATCGGTCGGGATTATGCCCTGCTTGATGGCGAAAAGCCTGCGGTTGCCGATGCTGTGCATGAGCATTACCAACCGGTTCGGGCCGGAGGACAATTGCCTGCCTCTCTGCTCGGTGCGATGGTCGGGTTGGCAGATCGAATGGACACAATGGCTGGATGTTTTGCTATCAATGAGCGTCCTACTGGCAATAAGGATGCCTTTGGGCAGCGGCGGCTGGCCTTGGGAATTATCTCTATTTTGCGCTATCATAATTTACCTCTTTCCCTGGTCGAGTTGGCTGAGCAGGCTTTGCTGGGGTATGCTGACAAGGTAACCCCGGCAGAGGATACCTTAGGGCAACTCATCGATTTTATCCGTCTCCGTTTTGAAAACGACCTGATCGCCTCAGGAATGAAACAGGAGGTGGTTGAGGCGGCGACCTCGGCGGGTTTTGATGATCTGACAGATTGTCTGGCCCGGATAGAGGCCCTGGACAGCATGCGGAATCGGGAAGAGTTTGCCGTGCTGGCAGGTTCCTTTAAGCGGATCCGTAATATCACCAAGGGGAATCGGGAAACTGGGGTTGATCCTGCCCTTTTTGCTGAAGAGGCGGAAAAGGAGCTGTTCTCAACCTGTACCGCTGTTCAGGAGCAGGTGCGTCCGATGATCGAGAACCGGGCATACAGCGAGGCCCTGGCAGCTATGCTGACCATGAAGGAACCTGTGGATCGTTTTTTTGATGATGTGATGGTGATGGATGAGGATTTGGCGGTGCGGGCCAATCGATTGAACTTATTGACCGGTTTGGGTGACTTGGTTCGTCAGGTGGGTGATATCTCCCGGATGCATGTAGAGTAA
- a CDS encoding class I SAM-dependent methyltransferase, with translation MYDKYIVQDSDKLRRIEEALLATYFKNYDQEFLTTETGKEDIKANVHRRYNSALKHVVPWVAKRIDLTGKTLLEIGSGTGSSTAAFAHFVDKIDGYDIDEQALAGARVRMEVMELDNVALHLVAPENLVDTLKENHADGVDIILLFAVLEHQTIQERHETIKLCWELLNPEGILVVTETPNLLQYTDTHTSLLPFQHFLPTGLYARYADRSPREGFGNCFTDAASLSCEDLDTSIMRWGRGASYHDFELALGKDHGKYLVANGFEQEILSWVDVSLEEELLRYFFEAKDLDVPLAFSRIVLNLIYKKSKITSTSLPPAPEQIFIIDKYLYREQKFVINSLNERLAAAEKQLHDMLTSKRWLLGNILAAPYRKLKALFSDPAT, from the coding sequence ATGTATGACAAGTATATTGTCCAAGACAGCGATAAGCTGCGCCGAATTGAAGAAGCCCTGCTGGCCACCTATTTCAAAAATTACGATCAGGAGTTTCTGACCACAGAAACCGGCAAAGAGGATATCAAAGCCAATGTCCACCGGCGCTATAACAGTGCGCTTAAACATGTCGTTCCCTGGGTGGCAAAACGCATTGACCTGACGGGTAAAACGCTTCTTGAAATCGGCAGCGGCACCGGCTCAAGCACAGCGGCTTTTGCTCATTTTGTCGACAAAATTGACGGCTATGATATTGACGAGCAGGCCCTTGCCGGAGCCCGGGTACGCATGGAGGTTATGGAGCTGGATAATGTAGCCCTGCATCTTGTTGCTCCTGAGAATCTGGTTGATACCCTGAAGGAAAATCACGCGGACGGGGTTGACATTATCCTCCTCTTTGCTGTCCTTGAGCACCAGACGATTCAGGAGCGTCACGAAACCATAAAATTATGCTGGGAGCTGCTGAATCCCGAGGGAATATTAGTCGTCACCGAGACCCCGAACCTGCTGCAGTATACCGATACGCATACTTCTCTTCTTCCTTTTCAGCATTTTCTGCCCACAGGATTATACGCTCGCTACGCCGACCGATCACCAAGAGAAGGGTTCGGCAATTGTTTTACCGATGCGGCATCTCTTTCCTGCGAAGATTTGGACACCTCAATCATGCGTTGGGGCAGAGGGGCAAGCTATCACGACTTTGAACTGGCCCTTGGTAAGGATCACGGAAAATATCTCGTCGCCAACGGCTTTGAGCAGGAAATTTTGAGCTGGGTGGATGTCTCCCTTGAAGAAGAGCTGCTGCGCTATTTTTTCGAGGCTAAGGACCTTGATGTACCGCTTGCCTTTTCCCGGATTGTGCTCAATCTTATCTATAAAAAAAGTAAAATAACGTCCACCAGCCTTCCACCTGCTCCAGAACAGATATTTATTATCGATAAATACCTCTATCGAGAGCAGAAATTTGTTATCAACAGCCTGAATGAACGATTGGCAGCGGCAGAAAAACAGCTGCATGATATGCTTACATCCAAACGCTGGTTGCTGGGGAATATTTTAGCTGCTCCCTATCGAAAACTGAAGGCTTTGTTTTCCGATCCAGCCACCTGA
- a CDS encoding cytochrome c3 family protein — translation MKKALLFSIVLALACGAGLNVSMAQDEAPAAANQGPEVIKITDGTEKSMNPAYFPHRDHQNRLKDSEDSQGRKSCAICHHGKDADGKQVAYADAKEPKSQKCNICHNKNDGGITLDGKISGVPLPLTSPIQRAGHGRCAGCHKDQKSTATPPVNLMMCPTCHTKFKDKVK, via the coding sequence ATGAAAAAGGCGTTACTATTCAGCATTGTTCTTGCTCTGGCCTGCGGCGCAGGACTGAACGTCAGCATGGCGCAGGATGAAGCTCCAGCAGCTGCTAATCAAGGACCGGAAGTCATTAAAATCACCGACGGCACAGAGAAATCCATGAACCCTGCTTATTTTCCGCATCGGGATCATCAGAATCGTCTAAAAGATTCAGAAGATAGCCAAGGTCGGAAAAGTTGCGCCATCTGTCATCACGGCAAAGATGCTGACGGCAAGCAAGTCGCCTATGCAGACGCCAAAGAGCCGAAAAGCCAAAAATGTAACATCTGCCATAATAAAAATGATGGCGGCATAACTCTTGATGGAAAAATATCCGGTGTTCCCCTTCCACTGACCTCACCTATCCAGCGCGCAGGCCATGGTCGTTGTGCAGGATGTCATAAGGATCAAAAAAGCACCGCTACACCTCCGGTCAACCTGATGATGTGCCCAACCTGCCATACCAAATTCAAAGACAAAGTTAAATAA
- a CDS encoding spore coat U domain-containing protein: MKRLMKRSGWVAVLFLVMTVGARAAEQQSKQAEITLELAASCVLSVDDIQGFGVWPTGERSIDQVNLGSVTVTCDNGMAYAVGIDAGENYDGASRRLSDGTNYLPYVLRAHSSSGQEWGDTGLMGISGDYVTTHPAQAVEGMGNGASQSITLWGDATVSAAAGGIYKDRVKIILVW; encoded by the coding sequence ATGAAGCGATTGATGAAAAGATCGGGTTGGGTAGCGGTTCTGTTTCTGGTTATGACTGTCGGGGCTCGTGCGGCTGAACAACAGAGCAAACAGGCGGAAATAACCTTGGAATTGGCTGCAAGCTGTGTTTTGAGTGTTGATGATATTCAGGGCTTCGGGGTATGGCCCACCGGCGAGCGAAGTATTGATCAGGTCAACTTAGGGTCTGTTACCGTCACCTGCGACAACGGCATGGCCTATGCTGTCGGTATTGATGCGGGCGAGAATTATGATGGTGCCTCACGTCGTCTATCCGACGGAACAAATTATCTACCCTATGTGTTGCGGGCACACAGCAGCAGCGGTCAGGAATGGGGAGACACCGGCCTGATGGGTATAAGCGGGGACTATGTCACCACCCATCCTGCCCAGGCGGTCGAGGGGATGGGGAACGGCGCATCGCAGAGTATTACGCTCTGGGGCGACGCGACGGTATCCGCTGCCGCAGGGGGTATCTATAAGGACCGCGTGAAAATTATCCTGGTTTGGTGA
- a CDS encoding spore coat protein U domain-containing protein yields MISCRVYGSDCDLSSTNYTFTGLRNTEREMTTIDVSCDEGYQIALDAGRWFFGSRQLRNNSNEMIQYRLWADLNGVMEWGDLGFGGTYAAPPVIVGAGGSNTHKVFGRIYLDQGTLPSGTYRDSVGITLSWPPYGDDQRKKYTLDLTFLAEEQCDVDVSGIRGFGTWPVGGADPEGIALGSVGVTCTFGVQYALGIDAGQHYNGNHRQLLGQGSSIPYILRTEKNGREWGDTGLAALIGDYVETHPGAVQTGNGNGLTQHFFVWGDAEISGKSSGNYADRVDFTVVW; encoded by the coding sequence ATGATTTCCTGCCGAGTTTATGGCAGTGACTGTGACTTGTCGAGTACAAATTACACTTTCACCGGCTTGAGGAACACTGAACGGGAGATGACTACAATTGATGTGAGTTGTGACGAAGGATACCAAATCGCCCTTGACGCAGGACGCTGGTTCTTCGGCTCCCGGCAACTCAGAAACAATTCTAACGAAATGATTCAATACCGTCTCTGGGCCGATCTTAATGGTGTCATGGAGTGGGGCGACCTAGGTTTTGGTGGGACTTATGCCGCACCTCCTGTGATCGTGGGGGCAGGGGGGAGCAATACCCATAAAGTCTTCGGAAGAATATACCTTGACCAAGGTACACTGCCTTCCGGTACATATAGAGATTCCGTAGGAATCACTCTGAGTTGGCCGCCGTACGGTGATGACCAAAGAAAAAAGTATACCTTAGACCTGACCTTTTTAGCGGAAGAACAATGCGACGTGGATGTCAGCGGAATTCGTGGGTTCGGTACCTGGCCCGTTGGAGGTGCTGATCCGGAAGGAATAGCTCTCGGCAGCGTCGGTGTCACCTGTACGTTCGGCGTTCAATATGCTTTAGGCATTGATGCGGGTCAGCATTATAATGGAAACCACCGCCAGCTTCTTGGGCAGGGGAGTTCTATTCCCTATATTTTACGCACGGAAAAAAACGGCAGGGAATGGGGCGACACCGGCTTGGCAGCATTGATCGGCGATTATGTGGAAACGCATCCCGGAGCGGTACAGACGGGAAACGGAAACGGTCTGACCCAGCACTTTTTTGTTTGGGGAGACGCGGAGATTTCCGGAAAATCATCGGGAAACTATGCGGACCGAGTCGATTTTACCGTTGTCTGGTGA
- a CDS encoding fimbria/pilus periplasmic chaperone, protein MKYSQAFVRILLGVFLLICHTELHAANLGIWPLKVIIWPEKATGSVNLTNKDDKPVNLQISATSWDMNENGKFIEADTGDFVFFPRMLTIPANEEKAVRVGYQGNFPALEKSYRLLIQELPPVRNKEELEDGQSKMGVTYIMKLSLPLFVMPSKEPPKPELAVDGVKTDEKGMSIGIRATGTHHVQITKIELELVDSAGVSVASGENETRLLRILPQRRVFVPVALDMDACDKAEKLLIKVHADGLTEPAEEKVELKKGTCEPSSEG, encoded by the coding sequence ATGAAATATAGTCAAGCATTTGTACGAATCTTACTCGGGGTTTTCCTTCTCATCTGTCACACAGAACTGCACGCAGCGAACTTAGGTATCTGGCCCCTCAAAGTCATCATTTGGCCGGAAAAAGCTACTGGCAGTGTTAACCTAACCAATAAAGATGATAAACCCGTCAACCTGCAAATCAGCGCCACTTCCTGGGATATGAATGAAAACGGGAAATTTATTGAAGCTGATACCGGTGATTTTGTCTTTTTTCCCCGGATGCTGACCATCCCGGCCAACGAGGAAAAAGCGGTGCGGGTAGGCTATCAAGGTAATTTTCCAGCCCTGGAAAAATCCTACCGTTTGCTCATTCAGGAACTACCGCCGGTGCGGAATAAAGAAGAACTGGAAGATGGGCAGAGTAAAATGGGTGTGACCTATATAATGAAATTGAGTTTGCCCCTGTTTGTCATGCCGAGCAAGGAACCCCCCAAGCCTGAGTTGGCTGTGGACGGGGTAAAAACGGATGAAAAAGGCATGAGTATCGGAATCAGGGCCACTGGAACCCATCATGTTCAGATCACCAAGATTGAACTGGAGCTTGTGGACAGTGCCGGAGTCTCTGTGGCCAGTGGCGAGAATGAGACCAGGCTGTTACGCATTCTGCCCCAGCGCCGGGTCTTTGTCCCGGTGGCCTTGGATATGGATGCTTGCGATAAGGCAGAGAAGCTTTTGATTAAAGTACACGCAGATGGCTTGACTGAGCCTGCTGAAGAAAAAGTGGAGCTGAAAAAAGGAACGTGTGAGCCCTCTTCAGAGGGCTAG
- a CDS encoding ABC transporter ATP-binding protein: MSDSAISVHNVTKTYSLYQKPIHRLLELFHPLGKKYHTPFCALDNIHFDIKKGQALGIIGRNGSGKSSLLQLITGIQQPTAGVVQVNGRISALLELGAGFNPEFTGRENVYLNTAIQGFSEEDTDERFQRIAEFADIGEFIDRPVKTYSSGMYIRLAFAAAVSVQPEILIVDEALSVGDIFFQQKCMTHMKKMMEGCTIVLVSHDMHSIINLCDRVLLLDNGQVTFDGDPMEGVSQYTKILHDEHFSGGQETENVERAEVLPQDITEKIAQLADDFSQWTRVPDKKRSGVGQVAIESLSITSQGKPINVVQQGDLITIRMLVHAATDMDEIIFGYNIKDRIGNALFGENSLCLDASALHLDAGYNFVEYSFIWPEVYPYKYTITVGIGQGLIPLGHVVQCWAHDIASITAVTPGRSIHGMFNNNLEALTVTSVKSST, from the coding sequence ATGTCTGATTCGGCAATCTCGGTTCATAATGTAACCAAAACATACTCGCTCTATCAAAAACCGATCCATCGGCTCTTAGAGCTCTTCCATCCGCTCGGCAAAAAATACCATACGCCGTTTTGTGCACTTGATAATATTCATTTTGACATCAAGAAGGGACAGGCCCTCGGAATAATCGGAAGAAACGGGAGCGGCAAATCATCCTTGCTTCAGCTGATCACCGGCATCCAGCAGCCTACGGCAGGAGTCGTGCAGGTGAACGGACGTATTTCTGCCCTGCTTGAGCTTGGCGCAGGCTTTAATCCGGAATTCACTGGCCGGGAAAACGTCTACCTTAACACAGCAATTCAGGGCTTCTCTGAAGAAGATACCGACGAGCGATTCCAGCGAATTGCCGAATTCGCTGATATTGGGGAATTTATCGACCGACCAGTAAAAACCTACTCCAGCGGTATGTATATTCGTCTGGCCTTTGCCGCTGCGGTCAGTGTGCAGCCGGAAATCCTGATTGTTGACGAGGCTCTTTCGGTCGGCGATATCTTTTTTCAGCAGAAATGCATGACCCATATGAAAAAGATGATGGAGGGCTGTACCATTGTGCTGGTCAGCCATGACATGCACTCCATTATCAACCTCTGCGACCGGGTTCTGCTGCTGGATAACGGGCAGGTCACCTTTGACGGTGATCCGATGGAGGGGGTCAGTCAGTACACCAAGATCCTCCACGATGAGCATTTCAGCGGGGGACAAGAAACAGAAAATGTGGAGCGTGCCGAAGTATTACCGCAAGATATTACCGAAAAAATAGCACAGCTCGCAGATGACTTTTCCCAATGGACACGCGTACCTGATAAAAAACGCTCCGGTGTTGGGCAGGTTGCTATTGAGTCTTTAAGCATCACCAGCCAAGGAAAACCGATCAATGTGGTCCAGCAGGGAGACCTCATCACTATCCGGATGCTGGTTCACGCTGCCACAGACATGGACGAGATTATCTTCGGATATAATATCAAGGACAGAATAGGCAATGCGCTCTTCGGTGAAAACAGCCTTTGCCTTGACGCTTCGGCTCTGCATCTTGATGCTGGCTATAATTTCGTTGAGTACTCATTCATATGGCCAGAAGTATATCCTTATAAATACACGATTACCGTAGGAATCGGCCAGGGTTTGATCCCCTTGGGGCATGTTGTACAATGCTGGGCCCATGATATCGCCTCGATAACCGCCGTAACACCAGGTCGATCCATCCACGGCATGTTTAATAATAACCTTGAAGCATTGACTGTCACCTCTGTAAAATCAAGCACATGA